The Microbacterium horticulturae genome has a window encoding:
- a CDS encoding ABC transporter permease, with product MSRRGYAPPILVVPALVGLAFLVLPLAALVGKVEWSSLWSDITSPQALDALSLSLTTGLVATAFCVVIGVPLALLIARASGRQASVLRAIVTVPLVLPPMVGGLSLLFLFGRSGWLGWTGWQIPFSTTAVVMAQTFVALPFLVLALEGALRTSGIAYEQTAAALGAGGWTIFWRVTLPLAGPGLLSGVILCFARAIGEFGATALFAGNAPGVTQTMPLAIYTAFNGAGVSQGSAVALSLLLLVTAIAVLLLVRAWRPSTPTSVKGVG from the coding sequence CTCGCGTTCCTCGTCCTTCCGCTGGCGGCCCTCGTCGGCAAGGTCGAGTGGAGCAGCCTGTGGAGTGACATCACGTCGCCGCAGGCGCTCGACGCGCTGAGCCTCTCGCTGACCACCGGCCTCGTCGCCACGGCGTTCTGCGTCGTGATCGGGGTGCCGCTCGCTCTGCTGATCGCGCGGGCCTCCGGTCGGCAGGCCTCGGTGCTGAGGGCGATCGTCACCGTGCCGCTCGTGCTGCCGCCGATGGTGGGCGGCCTCTCGCTGCTGTTCCTGTTCGGCCGCTCGGGATGGCTCGGCTGGACCGGGTGGCAGATCCCCTTCTCGACGACCGCCGTCGTGATGGCGCAGACGTTCGTGGCGCTGCCCTTCCTCGTCCTCGCGCTCGAAGGCGCGCTGCGCACCTCGGGTATCGCGTACGAGCAGACGGCGGCGGCGCTCGGCGCCGGCGGCTGGACGATCTTCTGGCGGGTCACCCTGCCGCTCGCGGGGCCCGGCCTGCTCTCGGGCGTCATCCTCTGCTTCGCCCGCGCGATCGGCGAGTTCGGAGCCACCGCGCTGTTCGCCGGAAACGCACCGGGCGTGACACAGACCATGCCGCTGGCGATCTACACGGCGTTCAACGGTGCCGGGGTCTCGCAAGGCTCGGCCGTCGCGCTTTCGCTGCTGCTGCTGGTGACCGCTATCGCCGTGTTGCTGCTCGTGCGCGCGTGGCGCCCGAGCACCCCGACCTCGGTGAAGGGTGTGGGATGA